Proteins encoded within one genomic window of Amorphoplanes friuliensis DSM 7358:
- a CDS encoding type 4a pilus biogenesis protein PilO: MGARHADRLWMFAGALVILLLAAVSWFVLISPQYAEAEEIRSQTGTSQDQIVGLNKTIAQLKKDQAKLKALRATLATNQEALPEDSGVPDFLRQLQSSGDKINVNVSGVTVSTPVQVEGTARVWALPITLTADGTPANLGLFLDELQSGQARAVLIDSANLAPNTTESDADSGGNEPESMSLNLTVKAFVAPPAGAGAPTVTTDD, translated from the coding sequence ATGGGTGCACGGCACGCCGACCGGCTCTGGATGTTCGCCGGCGCCCTGGTCATCCTCCTGCTCGCGGCGGTCAGCTGGTTCGTGCTGATCAGCCCGCAGTACGCCGAGGCCGAGGAGATCCGGTCGCAGACCGGCACCTCCCAGGACCAGATCGTCGGCCTCAACAAGACGATCGCCCAGCTCAAGAAGGACCAGGCCAAGCTGAAGGCGCTGCGGGCCACGCTCGCCACCAACCAGGAGGCGCTGCCGGAGGACTCCGGTGTCCCGGACTTCCTGCGTCAGCTCCAGTCCTCCGGCGACAAGATCAACGTGAACGTCAGCGGTGTCACGGTCAGCACCCCGGTGCAGGTCGAGGGGACAGCCCGGGTCTGGGCCCTGCCCATCACCCTGACCGCCGACGGCACCCCGGCGAACCTCGGCCTGTTCCTCGACGAGCTCCAGTCGGGCCAGGCCCGGGCCGTCCTGATCGATTCGGCCAACCTGGCTCCTAATACCACCGAGTCCGATGCCGATAGTGGCGGCAACGAACCCGAGTCGATGAGCCTCAACCTCACCGTCAAGGCGTTCGTCGCTCCCCCGGCCGGTGCAGGTGCGCCGACCGTCACGACAGACGACTGA
- the pilM gene encoding type IV pilus assembly protein PilM — MASVNPIGLDIGSSSIRAVEVKRAKDEYTLTNFGQVPLPPGTVQGGILEDPVAVTSALKQLWAACKFNTKQVVLGVTNPQLVVREMSVSNLPAKEMRKSLPFQVRDMLPLAVERSLLDFRPLEEPGDSPTVRGLLIAMPKDAVMSLVQAVERAGLHVVDVDLASFAMLRAASRLDAQVEAIVDIGAEVTSVVVHADGEPLIVRTVPRGGVEITASIATRLGITPPEAEALKCRYGLHGDGRPDTAAAAADAIRPLVNELRSSFTYLASGERQKQVTRVSLCGGSALMPGLAEHVQQQLGVQVMYADAAGRLRDTRRARQRGFDSFVPSAAVSIGLTLGAAA; from the coding sequence ATGGCTAGCGTCAATCCGATCGGGCTGGACATCGGCTCGTCGTCCATCCGAGCCGTGGAGGTCAAGCGGGCGAAGGACGAGTACACGCTGACCAACTTCGGCCAGGTGCCGCTGCCGCCCGGCACCGTCCAGGGTGGCATCCTCGAGGACCCGGTCGCGGTCACCTCGGCGCTCAAGCAACTCTGGGCCGCCTGCAAGTTCAACACCAAGCAGGTCGTGCTCGGCGTCACCAACCCGCAGCTCGTCGTCCGCGAGATGTCGGTGTCGAACCTGCCGGCCAAGGAGATGCGCAAGTCGCTGCCGTTCCAGGTCCGCGACATGCTGCCGCTGGCCGTCGAACGCTCCCTGCTCGACTTCCGCCCGCTCGAGGAGCCGGGTGACAGCCCGACCGTGCGCGGGCTGCTCATCGCCATGCCCAAGGACGCCGTGATGTCGCTGGTCCAGGCGGTCGAGCGGGCCGGGCTGCACGTCGTCGACGTCGACCTCGCGTCCTTCGCCATGCTGCGTGCCGCCTCCCGGCTGGACGCCCAGGTCGAGGCCATCGTCGACATCGGCGCCGAGGTCACCAGCGTGGTCGTGCACGCCGACGGTGAGCCGCTCATCGTGCGTACCGTGCCGCGGGGCGGTGTCGAGATCACCGCGAGCATCGCGACCCGGCTCGGCATCACGCCGCCCGAGGCCGAGGCGCTCAAGTGCCGGTACGGCCTGCACGGCGACGGCCGGCCCGACACGGCGGCTGCGGCCGCCGACGCGATCCGGCCGCTGGTCAACGAGCTGCGGAGCTCGTTCACCTACCTGGCCTCCGGCGAACGGCAGAAGCAGGTCACCCGGGTCTCCCTCTGCGGTGGCAGCGCCCTGATGCCCGGGCTCGCCGAACACGTCCAGCAACAACTCGGCGTCCAGGTCATGTACGCCGACGCCGCCGGCCGCCTGCGTGACACACGCCGGGCCCGCCAGCGCGGCTTCGACAGTTTCGTGCCATCGGCAGCGGTGTCGATCGGCCTGACCCTGGGAGCGGCAGCCTGA
- a CDS encoding prepilin peptidase, translating into MPQPLLLSIVGLLGLAVGSFLNVVIYRVPRGESLVRPGSHCPQCGNEVRNRHNIPVLGWLLLRGKCADCKAPISARYPLVEAGTALLFVAVAARFGWSWVLPAYLYLAAVAIALAAIDLDVLRLPDQIVLPSYTVALLLFLPAMIVEDGWGAATRALIAAGVLWIVFEIISLFGMGRGDVKLAPLLGLYLGWLGWSWVAVGTFSAFLLGGIVGMVLMLLKVAGRKTRIPFGPYMLAGAFLAVFAAAPIAGWYTSLLIPTA; encoded by the coding sequence ATGCCGCAGCCCCTGCTGCTCAGCATCGTCGGCCTGCTCGGTCTCGCGGTGGGCTCGTTCCTGAACGTCGTGATCTACCGGGTGCCCCGGGGCGAGTCCCTGGTCCGGCCCGGCTCGCACTGCCCGCAGTGCGGCAACGAGGTGCGCAACCGGCACAACATCCCCGTCCTCGGGTGGCTGCTGCTGCGCGGCAAGTGCGCCGACTGCAAGGCACCGATCAGTGCCCGGTACCCGCTCGTCGAGGCCGGCACGGCACTGCTCTTCGTGGCCGTCGCCGCCCGCTTCGGCTGGTCGTGGGTGCTGCCCGCGTACCTGTACCTGGCGGCCGTCGCGATCGCGCTCGCCGCGATCGACCTGGACGTGCTGCGCCTGCCGGACCAGATCGTCCTGCCGTCCTACACCGTGGCCCTGCTGCTGTTCCTCCCGGCGATGATCGTCGAGGACGGCTGGGGGGCCGCGACCCGCGCCCTGATCGCCGCCGGCGTGCTGTGGATCGTCTTCGAGATCATCAGCCTCTTCGGGATGGGCCGCGGCGACGTCAAGCTCGCCCCGCTGCTCGGCCTCTACCTCGGCTGGCTCGGCTGGAGCTGGGTGGCCGTCGGCACGTTCTCGGCGTTCCTGCTCGGCGGGATCGTCGGCATGGTGCTGATGCTGCTCAAGGTCGCCGGCCGCAAGACCCGCATCCCGTTCGGCCCCTACATGCTCGCCGGTGCGTTCCTGGCGGTCTTCGCCGCGGCGCCCATCGCCGGCTGGTACACGTCCCTGCTCATCCCCACCGCCTGA
- a CDS encoding prepilin-type N-terminal cleavage/methylation domain-containing protein, which translates to MQEIIARMRAKKQDEGFTLIELLVVVVIIGVLVAIAVPVYLNYRQGAADKSAQSDVRGAVSAVEQFYTDNGNAYPAADVTVDNSAGATSSKELATGSAQKFTVSDKTTLQYHLSTDKLSYKLCAVNAGGSKKYYLYDSSKGGSVAASTAITTANFATCG; encoded by the coding sequence ATGCAGGAAATCATCGCCCGGATGCGCGCCAAGAAGCAGGACGAGGGCTTCACCCTCATCGAGCTCCTGGTCGTCGTGGTCATCATCGGCGTGCTGGTCGCGATCGCTGTCCCGGTCTACCTGAACTACCGCCAGGGCGCGGCGGACAAGTCGGCCCAGTCCGACGTCCGCGGTGCGGTCAGCGCGGTCGAGCAGTTCTACACCGACAACGGCAACGCGTACCCGGCCGCCGACGTCACCGTCGACAACTCGGCCGGCGCCACCTCGAGCAAGGAGCTCGCCACGGGCTCGGCCCAGAAGTTCACCGTGTCCGACAAGACCACGCTGCAGTACCACCTGAGCACCGACAAGCTCTCGTACAAGCTCTGCGCGGTCAACGCCGGCGGCAGCAAGAAGTACTACCTGTACGACAGCTCGAAGGGTGGTTCGGTCGCGGCTTCCACGGCCATCACCACCGCCAACTTCGCCACCTGTGGCTGA
- a CDS encoding type II secretion system F family protein, whose amino-acid sequence MPATKTFHYNSIDASGRKTKGTVEAANEIAATHLLRQRGEVPLEMSAAGQGLNKDLKIPGLGNRTKLKDLAVFSRQFSTMTASGMSLLRSLAILEEQTTAVTLKKATGEVRTDVAGGVSLSSAMAKHDKVFPRLMIAMIRAGEAGGMIDQALEQIAASLEKDTALRGKIKSALTYPAIVLSFTFVLIAAVLIFIVPIFEQMFKNLGGELPAITQFLVDASHNMWWIGPLVLTVGITGTVAYKRRIRESEDFRLSVDKLKLRMPVFGPLFRKLAMSRFSRNLGLLLNVGVPVMQALAVVGETTGNEVINRAMRDVQSAVRDGQPMSSAMRQHKVFPEMVTQMIEVGEESGQISQMLDKVADFYDREVDSAAESLTASIEPIMVLVMGAVVGGMVICLYLPMFTIYQNIQSN is encoded by the coding sequence ATGCCGGCGACCAAGACGTTCCACTACAACAGCATCGACGCCTCGGGCCGCAAGACCAAGGGCACGGTAGAGGCGGCGAACGAGATCGCGGCGACGCACCTGCTGCGTCAGCGCGGTGAGGTCCCGCTGGAGATGAGCGCGGCCGGTCAGGGCCTCAACAAGGACCTGAAGATCCCCGGCCTGGGTAACCGCACCAAGCTGAAGGACCTCGCGGTCTTCTCGCGCCAGTTCTCCACGATGACCGCCTCGGGCATGTCGCTGCTGCGCTCCCTGGCCATCCTGGAGGAGCAGACCACCGCCGTCACGCTGAAGAAGGCGACCGGCGAGGTGCGTACCGATGTGGCCGGTGGTGTGTCGCTGTCGTCGGCGATGGCCAAGCACGACAAGGTCTTCCCGCGCCTGATGATCGCGATGATCCGCGCCGGCGAGGCCGGCGGCATGATCGACCAGGCCCTCGAGCAGATCGCGGCCAGCCTGGAGAAGGACACCGCGCTCCGCGGCAAGATCAAGAGTGCGCTGACCTACCCCGCGATCGTGCTGAGCTTCACCTTTGTGCTCATCGCGGCGGTCCTGATCTTCATCGTCCCGATCTTCGAGCAGATGTTCAAGAACCTGGGCGGTGAACTGCCGGCCATCACGCAGTTCCTGGTCGACGCCAGCCACAACATGTGGTGGATCGGGCCGCTGGTGCTGACCGTCGGCATCACCGGAACGGTCGCCTACAAGCGCAGGATCCGCGAGAGCGAGGACTTCCGGCTCTCGGTCGACAAGCTGAAGCTGCGGATGCCGGTCTTCGGGCCGCTCTTCCGCAAGCTCGCGATGAGCCGGTTCTCGCGCAACCTGGGTCTGCTGCTCAACGTCGGCGTACCCGTCATGCAGGCGCTCGCCGTGGTCGGCGAGACCACGGGCAACGAGGTCATCAACCGGGCCATGCGCGACGTGCAGTCCGCGGTCCGCGACGGCCAGCCGATGTCCTCGGCCATGCGCCAGCACAAGGTCTTCCCCGAGATGGTCACCCAGATGATCGAAGTGGGCGAAGAAAGCGGTCAAATCAGTCAGATGCTCGACAAGGTTGCCGATTTTTATGACAGGGAAGTCGACAGCGCCGCCGAGTCCCTGACCGCCTCGATCGAACCGATCATGGTCCTCGTCATGGGAGCCGTGGTCGGCGGAATGGTGATCTGTCTCTACCTACCGATGTTCACCATCTACCAGAACATCCAGAGCAACTGA
- a CDS encoding type IV pilus twitching motility protein PilT translates to MYTLDQEVPHQAAPVDTTVPGSDDLAVLDQMLVTLVESRGSDLHLTVGSPPMIRVDGSLRPLPGYGKLNSSDTALLARAAVSAEQWKTFEREQEMDFAHSIVGVSRFRGNLYIQRNSCGAVFRAIPHAIKPLDELGMPDSVSRFAHLPRGLVLVTGPTGSGKTTTLASVLDLANRSRSAHIITIEDPIEFLHPHKRSLVNQREVGSDTETFPQALKHALRQDPDIILVGELRDLETTATALTAAETGHLVLATLHTQSATQTIDRVIDIFPPHQQLQIRAQLAASLQGVVTQALAPRADGKGRMVICEILTATPAIRSLIREGKSHQIPSFMQAGGNDGMLAFDQHLAERVREGLVTMQAALEICHSHEELKRLIGRM, encoded by the coding sequence ATGTACACGCTCGACCAAGAGGTACCGCACCAGGCGGCTCCGGTGGACACGACCGTGCCCGGGTCGGACGACCTGGCCGTGCTCGACCAGATGCTGGTCACGCTGGTCGAGTCCCGCGGCTCCGACCTGCACCTGACCGTCGGTTCCCCGCCGATGATCCGGGTCGACGGCAGCCTGCGCCCGCTCCCGGGGTACGGCAAGCTCAACAGCTCCGACACCGCCCTGCTGGCCCGCGCCGCCGTCTCCGCCGAGCAATGGAAGACGTTCGAGCGCGAGCAGGAGATGGACTTCGCGCACAGCATCGTCGGCGTCTCGCGGTTCCGCGGCAACCTCTACATCCAGCGCAACTCGTGCGGTGCGGTGTTCCGGGCCATCCCGCACGCCATCAAGCCGCTGGACGAGCTCGGTATGCCCGACTCGGTCTCCCGATTTGCCCATCTGCCCCGCGGCCTGGTGCTGGTGACCGGCCCGACCGGTTCCGGCAAGACCACGACGCTCGCCTCGGTGCTGGACCTGGCCAACCGCAGCCGGTCGGCGCACATCATCACCATCGAGGACCCGATCGAGTTCCTGCACCCGCACAAGCGCAGCCTGGTCAACCAGCGGGAGGTCGGCTCCGACACGGAGACCTTCCCGCAGGCGCTCAAGCACGCGCTGCGCCAGGACCCCGACATCATCCTGGTCGGCGAGCTACGTGACCTCGAGACGACCGCGACGGCCCTGACCGCCGCGGAGACCGGTCACCTCGTCCTGGCGACCCTGCACACGCAGAGCGCGACGCAGACGATCGACCGGGTCATCGACATCTTTCCGCCGCACCAGCAGCTGCAGATCCGCGCGCAGCTCGCGGCGAGTCTGCAGGGCGTCGTCACGCAGGCGCTGGCGCCCCGGGCCGACGGCAAGGGCCGGATGGTGATCTGCGAGATCCTCACCGCCACGCCCGCCATCCGGAGCCTGATCCGCGAGGGCAAGTCGCACCAGATCCCGTCCTTCATGCAGGCCGGCGGCAACGACGGCATGTTGGCCTTCGACCAGCACCTGGCCGAACGCGTCCGCGAAGGGCTGGTCACGATGCAGGCCGCCCTCGAGATCTGCCACTCCCACGAAGAGCTCAAGCGCCTGATCGGACGGATGTGA
- a CDS encoding GspE/PulE family protein, with the protein MDQTFRPLLDALKQIGIDPVAVDAAADEAQRSGRSVRAVLINDQVVTEEQLTSAAATAFGINTLDLVGFSPDPAALKRIPLPVVLRHRVLGLSMSDGELVVGVTDPGDVVALDDIRASTGMTIRPVVVARSEVRRIIERLQREDSDLGDLADQNLDDLPMAAQATSSDDAPIVRYVNNLIEQAVQNRASDLHLEPTEDEMRVRYRIDGVLHELDTVPRGVMAALTSRLKIMSGVDITEKRIPQNGRITVLIRDRQVDLRTATLPTVWGEKIVLRVLDTGGIDLDLAKLGFTQHNLTRFAESFTKPHGMLLVTGPTGSGKSTTLYATLGRISKPEINVITVEDPVEYRLRGVNQVQVNAKAGLTFAAVLPAILRSDPDVVLIGEIRDGNTAQIAVEASLTGHLVLSTLHTNDAPGAVTRLTEMGIEPFLVGSSLDCVLAQRLARRLCDWCKEAYLPTEEELEGARWPLHDLKIPEALYRPVGCRNCANTGYRGRIALHEVMPISPEIESLTIRRASSNEIREVALAQGMYELRSDGLAKAAGGLTSIREVSRVAI; encoded by the coding sequence ATGGACCAGACCTTCCGTCCCCTGCTGGACGCGCTGAAGCAGATCGGCATCGACCCGGTCGCGGTCGACGCCGCTGCCGACGAGGCGCAGCGCAGCGGGCGGTCCGTGCGAGCGGTCCTGATCAACGACCAGGTGGTCACCGAGGAGCAGCTGACCTCGGCTGCCGCGACGGCGTTCGGCATCAACACCCTCGACCTCGTCGGCTTCTCCCCCGACCCGGCCGCACTCAAGCGCATCCCGCTGCCGGTCGTGCTGCGTCACCGCGTGCTGGGCCTGTCGATGTCCGACGGCGAGCTTGTCGTCGGTGTCACCGACCCGGGTGACGTGGTCGCGCTCGACGACATCCGTGCCTCGACCGGCATGACGATCCGGCCCGTCGTGGTGGCCCGCAGCGAGGTCCGCCGGATCATCGAGCGGCTTCAGCGCGAGGACAGCGACCTCGGCGACCTGGCCGACCAGAACCTCGACGACCTGCCGATGGCCGCCCAGGCCACCAGCTCGGACGACGCGCCGATCGTGCGCTACGTCAACAACCTGATCGAGCAGGCTGTCCAGAACCGGGCCTCCGACCTGCACCTCGAGCCGACCGAGGACGAGATGCGGGTCCGCTACCGCATCGACGGCGTGCTGCACGAGCTGGACACCGTGCCGCGCGGCGTGATGGCCGCGCTGACCTCGCGCCTCAAGATCATGTCCGGCGTCGACATCACCGAGAAGCGCATCCCGCAGAACGGCCGCATCACCGTCCTGATCCGGGACCGCCAGGTCGACCTGCGGACCGCGACGCTGCCGACCGTGTGGGGCGAGAAGATCGTCCTGCGCGTGCTCGACACCGGCGGCATCGACCTCGACCTGGCCAAACTGGGCTTCACCCAGCACAACCTGACCCGCTTCGCGGAGTCCTTCACCAAACCCCACGGCATGCTCCTGGTCACCGGTCCGACTGGTTCCGGCAAGTCCACCACCCTGTACGCGACGCTCGGGCGCATCAGCAAGCCGGAGATCAACGTGATCACGGTCGAGGACCCGGTCGAGTACCGCCTGCGCGGCGTCAACCAGGTGCAGGTCAACGCCAAGGCCGGACTGACCTTCGCGGCCGTGCTGCCGGCGATCCTGCGGTCCGACCCCGACGTCGTGCTGATCGGTGAGATCCGGGACGGCAACACGGCACAGATCGCGGTCGAGGCGTCCCTCACCGGTCACCTCGTGCTCTCCACGCTGCACACCAACGACGCACCCGGCGCGGTCACCCGGCTCACCGAGATGGGCATCGAGCCCTTCCTGGTCGGCTCGTCGCTGGACTGCGTGCTGGCCCAGCGGCTCGCACGCCGGCTGTGCGACTGGTGCAAGGAGGCCTACCTGCCGACCGAGGAGGAGCTCGAGGGTGCGCGCTGGCCGCTGCACGACCTCAAGATTCCCGAGGCGCTCTACCGGCCGGTCGGCTGCCGCAACTGCGCCAACACCGGGTACCGCGGCCGGATCGCGCTGCACGAGGTCATGCCGATCTCGCCGGAGATCGAGTCGCTGACCATCCGCCGCGCCTCCTCGAACGAGATCCGCGAGGTGGCGCTCGCCCAGGGGATGTACGAGCTGCGCTCGGACGGCCTGGCCAAGGCGGCCGGCGGCCTCACCTCGATCCGCGAGGTCTCGCGCGTCGCCATCTGA
- a CDS encoding GlxA family transcriptional regulator: protein MTHTIAMLALDGVVGFDLGVPPQVFGAARAADNTPFYSVTTCGVGGRPVRPERGGFQVVPDHDLSPLATADTVLVPGVSGGPTMTTGLVDPEVVDALRAAHTRGARIISICTGASVLASAGLLDGRTAASHWAWAKRLVRLYPQVNWDFDVLFMDDGDVLTSAGVGAGIDLCLHVIRQDHGTAVANQAARRCVVPPWRDGGQAQYIEQPVPAAHGSGTELTRAWALNRLAEQVSLEQLAGHARMSVRTFTRRFRDETGLSPQKWLLQQRVAHARLLLEATDLAVDVVARRSGLGSATALRQHLQASIGVPPSTYRRTFRQT from the coding sequence ATGACCCATACGATCGCGATGCTGGCGCTCGACGGCGTGGTCGGTTTTGACCTCGGTGTGCCGCCCCAGGTCTTCGGCGCCGCCCGGGCCGCGGACAACACGCCGTTCTACTCGGTCACCACCTGCGGTGTCGGCGGCCGGCCGGTCCGGCCCGAGCGCGGCGGCTTCCAGGTCGTGCCCGATCACGACCTCTCCCCGCTGGCGACCGCCGACACCGTCCTGGTGCCCGGGGTCAGCGGCGGCCCGACGATGACCACCGGACTCGTCGATCCCGAGGTCGTCGACGCCCTCCGCGCCGCACACACCCGTGGCGCCAGGATCATCTCCATCTGTACGGGCGCCTCGGTGCTCGCCTCCGCCGGTCTGCTCGACGGGCGTACCGCGGCCAGCCACTGGGCCTGGGCCAAGCGCTTGGTACGCCTCTACCCGCAGGTCAACTGGGACTTCGACGTACTCTTCATGGACGACGGCGACGTGCTGACCTCGGCGGGAGTCGGCGCCGGGATCGACCTGTGCCTGCACGTCATCCGCCAGGACCACGGCACCGCGGTCGCCAATCAGGCCGCTCGCCGCTGCGTGGTGCCGCCGTGGCGCGACGGCGGTCAGGCGCAGTACATCGAGCAGCCCGTCCCGGCGGCGCACGGCAGCGGCACCGAGCTGACGCGGGCCTGGGCCCTGAACCGCCTGGCCGAGCAGGTCAGCCTGGAACAGCTGGCCGGGCACGCGCGGATGAGCGTGCGCACCTTCACCCGGCGCTTCCGGGACGAGACCGGGCTGAGCCCGCAGAAGTGGCTGCTCCAGCAGCGGGTCGCGCACGCCCGGCTGCTGCTCGAGGCGACCGATCTGGCCGTCGACGTGGTCGCCCGGCGCTCCGGGCTGGGCAGCGCCACGGCCCTGCGGCAGCACCTGCAGGCCTCCATCGGCGTGCCGCCGAGCACTTACCGCAGGACGTTCCGCCAGACATAA
- a CDS encoding MFS transporter, with the protein MASRPLVRPGRAPHNDRVTVRRLHPAWYVAAIAFIALVGAAGFRATPSVMLRPLNEEFGWSLGTISAAVSVNLLLYGLTAPFAAALMEKFGMRRVIAGALLLVSAGSGLTVFMQQSWQLILCWGVLVGLGTGSMALGFVAIVANRWFVARRGLITGVLTAGGAAGQLVFLPVLARLTDSQGWRVAALTVAAAALIVVPLVWWRLRDRPADLGVTAYGAGPDDVASLPVVAPGSAARNALRALKDAAKTRPFWLLAGGFAICGATTNGLVGTHFIPAAHDHGMTETTAASLLALVGLFDIAGTIASGWLTDRVDSRWLLGGYYALRGLSLLVLPSLFAATAHPSMVIFILFYGLDWVATVPPTVALCREYFGASGAVVFGWVFASHQFGAAIAATAAGLVRDQLGNYDAAWYGAGALALAASLLSLMLLMGKRRKDIGPAGPGIGLAFPPSHGQEAATGMTDLHR; encoded by the coding sequence ATGGCCTCCCGGCCACTCGTCCGTCCGGGCCGCGCTCCGCACAATGATCGGGTGACCGTTCGCCGCTTGCACCCCGCCTGGTACGTCGCCGCCATCGCGTTCATCGCCCTGGTCGGCGCGGCCGGCTTCCGCGCCACGCCCTCCGTGATGCTCCGCCCCCTGAACGAGGAGTTCGGCTGGTCGCTCGGCACGATCTCCGCGGCGGTCTCGGTCAACCTCCTCCTGTACGGCCTGACAGCCCCGTTCGCGGCCGCTCTGATGGAGAAGTTCGGCATGCGCCGGGTGATCGCGGGTGCGCTGCTGCTCGTCTCGGCCGGCAGCGGCCTGACGGTCTTCATGCAGCAGAGCTGGCAGCTGATCCTGTGCTGGGGTGTGCTCGTCGGGCTCGGCACCGGCTCGATGGCGCTCGGCTTCGTCGCCATCGTGGCGAACCGCTGGTTCGTCGCCCGGCGTGGCCTGATCACCGGTGTGCTGACCGCCGGTGGCGCGGCCGGGCAGCTCGTCTTTCTGCCCGTGCTGGCCCGGCTGACCGACAGCCAGGGCTGGCGGGTGGCGGCGCTGACGGTCGCGGCGGCGGCGCTGATCGTCGTGCCGCTGGTCTGGTGGCGGCTGCGGGACCGGCCGGCCGATCTCGGGGTGACCGCGTACGGCGCCGGGCCCGACGACGTGGCTTCACTGCCGGTGGTGGCACCCGGCAGCGCCGCCCGCAACGCCCTGCGCGCGCTCAAGGACGCCGCCAAGACCCGGCCGTTCTGGCTGCTCGCGGGTGGTTTTGCGATCTGCGGTGCCACCACCAACGGGCTGGTCGGCACCCACTTCATCCCGGCCGCGCACGACCACGGCATGACCGAGACGACCGCCGCGAGCCTGCTGGCCCTGGTCGGCCTCTTCGACATCGCCGGCACGATCGCCTCGGGCTGGCTCACCGACAGGGTCGACAGCCGCTGGCTGCTCGGCGGCTACTACGCGCTGCGGGGGCTGTCCCTGCTGGTCCTGCCGTCGCTGTTCGCCGCAACCGCCCACCCCAGCATGGTCATCTTCATCCTCTTCTACGGCCTGGACTGGGTCGCCACCGTGCCGCCCACGGTTGCCCTGTGCCGCGAATACTTCGGTGCGAGCGGTGCCGTGGTCTTCGGCTGGGTCTTCGCCTCCCACCAGTTCGGCGCGGCGATCGCGGCAACCGCGGCCGGCCTGGTCCGCGACCAGCTGGGCAACTACGACGCGGCCTGGTACGGCGCCGGCGCGCTCGCACTGGCGGCGTCCCTGCTCTCGCTGATGCTGCTCATGGGCAAGCGCCGCAAGGACATCGGCCCGGCCGGACCGGGCATCGGCCTGGCCTTCCCGCCATCACACGGCCAGGAGGCAGCAACCGGTATGACGGACCTGCATCGATAG
- a CDS encoding snapalysin family zinc-dependent metalloprotease: protein MLRQRLSAALLAIAMLVGLQVATTGPAAAAPRILYYDASQAQEFKAVVAQGAQIWNSRVANVQLQPVPAGRTPNIRVYADNGWPRTYSTSLGNGRWYMGREAVNDGYYQPRIAAHEFGHILGLPDRRTGLCSDLMSGSSAPVSCTNPNPNSTEASTVNNLFRSAAAVPAREFTWVG, encoded by the coding sequence ATGCTGCGTCAAAGACTGTCCGCCGCGCTGCTGGCCATCGCCATGCTCGTCGGACTGCAGGTCGCCACCACCGGTCCGGCCGCGGCAGCTCCGCGGATCCTGTACTACGACGCGAGCCAGGCGCAGGAGTTCAAGGCCGTCGTCGCGCAGGGCGCGCAGATCTGGAACAGCCGGGTCGCCAACGTCCAGCTCCAGCCCGTCCCGGCCGGCCGGACCCCGAACATCCGCGTCTACGCCGACAACGGCTGGCCGCGGACGTACTCGACGTCGCTGGGCAACGGCCGCTGGTACATGGGCCGCGAAGCCGTGAACGACGGCTACTACCAGCCGCGGATCGCGGCGCACGAGTTCGGCCACATCCTCGGCCTGCCGGACCGCCGCACCGGCCTGTGCTCGGACCTGATGTCGGGCAGCAGCGCCCCCGTTTCCTGCACCAACCCCAACCCGAACTCGACCGAGGCGTCCACGGTCAACAACCTCTTCCGCTCCGCGGCCGCCGTACCCGCCCGCGAGTTCACCTGGGTCGGCTGA
- a CDS encoding STAS domain-containing protein has protein sequence MSEEPVTSLVREADVVTVNLRGEVDVLTVDQVRVALVEALESRPRTVVVDLSDLSFIDSTGLGALIFGFQRARDANIAFRLAHPSRGVRQILVLSGLLEVVELTE, from the coding sequence GTGTCCGAGGAACCCGTAACGAGTCTCGTCCGCGAAGCCGACGTGGTGACCGTGAACCTGCGCGGCGAAGTGGACGTCCTGACCGTCGACCAGGTCCGCGTCGCGCTGGTGGAGGCCCTGGAGAGCCGTCCCCGCACCGTCGTGGTCGACCTCTCCGACCTGTCCTTCATCGACTCGACCGGCCTGGGCGCACTGATCTTCGGCTTCCAGCGGGCCCGTGACGCGAACATCGCCTTCCGCCTGGCCCACCCCAGCCGCGGTGTCCGCCAGATCCTGGTCCTCAGCGGTCTGCTCGAAGTTGTCGAGCTGACCGAGTAG